A genomic window from Ruminiclostridium cellulolyticum H10 includes:
- a CDS encoding DedA family protein, with protein sequence MQNFIFNLIHHVIENNVIVTYLFFFLSGILQLVFPPFPSDVIIVFEGYLTTLGGQFHFIPVMINSILGSLIGSILVYWFGYKKGNEVLRYKIVLKYIDEKHIKRSEKVFHKYGKYGLILSKFIPGTSTIMVLFSGVFRVEKKVCFSYVMISIILQQLVYLLIGRLIGNNIDAVNRFLSYFNIFSVAILACFVIVGFVLYKVKKSKKRVSTDNK encoded by the coding sequence ATGCAAAATTTTATATTTAATTTGATACACCATGTAATAGAAAATAATGTTATTGTTACATATTTATTTTTCTTTTTATCAGGAATTCTTCAGTTGGTGTTCCCGCCTTTTCCGTCAGATGTTATAATCGTGTTTGAAGGTTATCTGACAACCTTAGGAGGTCAATTTCATTTTATACCGGTAATGATTAACTCAATACTAGGCAGCCTTATCGGTTCAATCCTTGTTTATTGGTTTGGGTACAAAAAAGGTAATGAAGTTTTAAGGTATAAGATAGTTTTAAAGTATATTGACGAAAAACACATTAAACGTTCGGAAAAGGTATTCCATAAATATGGCAAGTATGGCTTGATCTTAAGTAAGTTTATACCAGGGACAAGCACTATAATGGTACTGTTTTCAGGAGTTTTTCGAGTTGAAAAGAAAGTTTGTTTTTCATATGTAATGATATCAATAATTTTGCAGCAATTAGTATATTTGCTTATAGGGCGTCTGATAGGGAATAACATTGACGCAGTAAACAGATTTTTATCATATTTTAATATTTTTTCGGTAGCTATTTTAGCTTGTTTCGTAATAGTAGGGTTTGTATTATATAAAGTAAAAAAATCTAAAAAACGTGTAAGTACTGACAATAAGTGA
- a CDS encoding ribonuclease HII yields MGTLTLKQIQEEAQKLSIQEAIEYLSTLHSTGFKVDKLLEKYYRLKNKHDREMERLQKMLSFERQAISEGFNYIAGVDEAGRGPLAGPVVAAAVVLPNGLTIEGINDSKKLSESQREKLFSEIKEKALSYGISVIDEKYIDEVNILNATKRAMTEALSQLEPTADCILLDAVRLDNISTKQVPIIKGDSLSLSIAAASILAKVTRDRLLTEYDAKYPQYGFAAHKGYGTPQHISAIKKFGLCPIHRLSFVKNFVE; encoded by the coding sequence ATGGGAACTTTAACACTTAAACAAATTCAGGAGGAGGCTCAAAAGCTATCAATTCAGGAAGCTATTGAGTACTTGTCAACTTTACATAGCACCGGTTTTAAAGTAGATAAATTGTTGGAAAAATACTACAGATTAAAAAACAAGCATGATAGGGAAATGGAACGACTGCAAAAAATGCTTTCTTTTGAAAGACAAGCTATAAGCGAAGGATTTAACTATATTGCAGGCGTTGATGAAGCAGGACGTGGCCCTCTGGCTGGGCCTGTAGTTGCGGCTGCTGTTGTTTTACCTAATGGATTGACGATAGAAGGTATAAATGATTCAAAAAAACTTTCAGAGAGCCAAAGAGAAAAATTGTTTAGCGAAATAAAAGAAAAGGCCCTTTCTTATGGGATTTCGGTCATTGATGAAAAGTACATAGACGAGGTAAATATTTTAAATGCAACAAAAAGGGCAATGACAGAAGCCTTGAGTCAACTTGAACCGACCGCTGACTGCATTCTTTTGGATGCCGTAAGACTTGATAATATCAGTACAAAGCAGGTTCCTATTATAAAGGGAGATAGTCTGAGTCTGTCCATTGCAGCAGCTTCAATACTTGCAAAGGTTACAAGAGACAGGCTTTTAACAGAATATGATGCAAAATATCCCCAATACGGGTTTGCTGCTCACAAGGGTTACGGAACTCCCCAACATATTTCTGCTATTAAAAAATTCGGTCTTTGTCCGATACATAGATTAAGCTTTGTAAAAAATTTCGTGGAGTAA
- the lepB gene encoding signal peptidase I, with product MENRNIDDKDQSNLENVNEENNVEGSVSENIKEESATAKKKNSVGREIFEWFLVIVAALVISMVIKAFVFSTYKVNMVSMENTLYEGHNVIVYKTGYFFSQPKHEQIIVFTHEEGQFKGLLKYLPVANPGEVDYIKRVIGLPGDEIDIRDGYVWRKSSGDKDFIKLDEPYARGLTDSHGMQLPYKVPEDKLFVMGDNREQSLDSRQIGPVDIDSVIGHAVLRIWPFSKFGGLK from the coding sequence ATGGAAAACCGAAATATTGATGATAAGGACCAATCAAACCTGGAAAATGTAAATGAAGAAAATAATGTAGAAGGTTCTGTTAGTGAAAATATTAAAGAAGAATCCGCTACAGCCAAAAAAAAGAACTCTGTAGGAAGAGAAATTTTTGAGTGGTTTCTGGTTATTGTAGCAGCGTTGGTTATCTCAATGGTAATAAAGGCCTTTGTATTTTCAACCTATAAGGTTAATATGGTATCAATGGAGAATACACTTTATGAAGGTCATAATGTAATAGTATATAAGACAGGCTATTTTTTCAGTCAGCCAAAGCATGAGCAGATTATAGTTTTTACACATGAAGAAGGTCAGTTTAAAGGCTTGCTTAAATATTTGCCTGTAGCAAACCCCGGAGAAGTTGATTATATAAAGAGAGTAATCGGATTGCCGGGAGATGAAATTGACATCAGGGATGGTTACGTTTGGAGAAAATCATCGGGAGATAAGGATTTTATCAAGTTAGATGAACCATATGCAAGGGGACTTACAGACTCACATGGAATGCAGCTTCCCTATAAAGTTCCTGAGGATAAGTTATTTGTAATGGGCGATAATAGGGAACAGAGCCTTGATTCGAGACAAATAGGTCCGGTTGATATCGATTCTGTCATAGGACACGCTGTATTAAGGATATGGCCCTTTTCAAAATTTGGAGGGTTAAAATAA
- a CDS encoding EscU/YscU/HrcU family type III secretion system export apparatus switch protein, which yields MKENNEKKQIKHAAALQYSPDTDSAPKIVAAGKGQIAERIIQKAQETNVPLYQDSNLAQTLSSLCIGDEIPPEIYEVVAEILIFIGCVDESYGDLYDD from the coding sequence TTGAAGGAAAATAACGAAAAAAAACAAATTAAACATGCAGCAGCCCTGCAATATTCACCTGATACTGATTCGGCTCCTAAAATAGTTGCGGCGGGCAAGGGGCAAATAGCAGAGAGAATTATTCAGAAGGCACAGGAAACTAATGTTCCATTATATCAGGACAGTAATCTTGCTCAAACCCTTTCGTCTTTGTGTATAGGGGATGAAATTCCTCCGGAAATATATGAAGTGGTAGCAGAGATACTTATTTTTATAGGCTGTGTGGATGAAAGCTATGGAGATTTGTACGATGACTGA
- the rplS gene encoding 50S ribosomal protein L19 produces MDILKSIENEQIRTDLPKLEIGDFIKVHAKIKEGTRERIQVFEGTVIALKGSGLKETFTVRRISYGVGVERVFPVNSPRVDRIDVVRKGVVRRAKLYYLRDRVGKAAKIKEKLDRK; encoded by the coding sequence ATGGATATATTGAAGTCAATCGAAAATGAACAGATAAGAACTGACCTTCCTAAATTGGAAATTGGTGATTTTATTAAGGTTCATGCTAAGATTAAGGAAGGAACCAGGGAAAGAATACAGGTATTCGAAGGTACTGTTATCGCCTTAAAAGGTTCAGGATTAAAGGAAACTTTTACAGTTAGAAGAATATCCTACGGTGTAGGTGTTGAAAGAGTATTCCCTGTTAACTCACCAAGAGTCGACCGTATTGATGTGGTCAGAAAAGGTGTTGTTAGAAGAGCTAAGCTGTACTATCTCCGTGATAGAGTTGGTAAGGCTGCTAAAATTAAGGAAAAGCTTGACAGAAAGTAA
- the purB gene encoding adenylosuccinate lyase — MKNVYESPLNARYASSEMQQIFSPDMKFTTWRKLWIALAEAEKELGLNITDAQIEQMKNNQDNINYEVAEKYEKQFRHDVMSHVHAFGELCPDAKPIIHLGATSCYVGDNTDIIVMSEALKLVKSKMLVLIKKLSDFAMEYKDLPTLGFTHYQPAQLVTVGKRATLWIQELLMDMEDLEHVIKNMKLLGSKGTTGTQASFLNLFDGDHEKVKKLEKLIAEKMGFKNVFAVSGQTYPRKLDSRVLGVLSGIAQSAYKFSNDMRLLQSMKEIEEPFEEKQIGSSAMAYKRNPMRCERISSLARYVIVDALNPAITASTQWFERTLDDSANKRISVPEAFLATDAILNIYINVASGLVVYPKVITKHIMDELPFMATENIMMEAVKRGGDRQELHELIRAHSMEAGKRVKVDGEKNDLIERIAGDARFGMTLDELNAVLEPKNYIGRSSEQVVEFIENEVKPILTRESLADIQVDLKV, encoded by the coding sequence ATGAAAAATGTTTATGAAAGTCCTTTAAATGCAAGATATGCAAGTAGTGAAATGCAGCAGATTTTTTCACCTGATATGAAATTTACCACATGGAGAAAACTGTGGATTGCACTGGCAGAAGCTGAAAAGGAACTGGGATTGAATATAACCGATGCTCAGATTGAGCAAATGAAAAATAATCAGGATAACATTAATTATGAAGTTGCCGAAAAGTATGAAAAACAATTCAGACATGATGTTATGTCTCATGTTCATGCTTTTGGTGAGCTTTGTCCCGACGCAAAGCCTATTATCCATTTGGGTGCAACCTCCTGTTATGTTGGGGACAATACCGATATTATAGTAATGAGTGAAGCATTGAAGCTAGTAAAGAGCAAAATGCTCGTGCTTATAAAGAAACTTTCTGACTTTGCAATGGAATACAAGGATTTGCCTACTCTAGGCTTTACACATTATCAGCCTGCACAACTGGTTACAGTGGGTAAAAGAGCGACTCTGTGGATTCAAGAGCTGCTTATGGACATGGAAGATCTGGAGCATGTAATTAAAAATATGAAACTCCTTGGTTCAAAGGGTACAACCGGTACACAGGCAAGCTTTTTAAACCTTTTTGACGGTGATCACGAAAAGGTTAAGAAGCTTGAAAAACTAATCGCTGAAAAGATGGGCTTTAAAAATGTATTTGCCGTTTCGGGACAGACTTACCCAAGAAAGCTTGACAGCAGAGTTCTGGGTGTTTTAAGCGGAATTGCACAGAGTGCCTATAAATTCAGCAATGATATGAGATTATTGCAGAGTATGAAGGAAATAGAGGAACCCTTCGAGGAAAAACAGATAGGATCATCAGCAATGGCTTACAAGCGCAATCCTATGAGATGTGAGAGAATTTCTTCTCTTGCAAGGTATGTTATAGTGGATGCACTAAATCCTGCGATTACAGCGTCAACACAGTGGTTTGAAAGAACTCTGGACGATTCCGCAAACAAGAGAATTTCCGTACCTGAAGCATTTCTTGCAACAGATGCTATACTGAATATATATATTAATGTGGCAAGTGGACTGGTAGTATACCCCAAGGTAATTACAAAGCATATTATGGATGAACTTCCTTTTATGGCTACTGAGAATATTATGATGGAAGCTGTTAAGCGGGGTGGAGACAGACAAGAACTGCATGAATTAATAAGGGCTCATTCCATGGAAGCAGGGAAACGTGTCAAGGTTGACGGTGAGAAAAATGATCTTATTGAAAGAATTGCCGGAGATGCCCGTTTTGGTATGACACTTGATGAACTCAATGCTGTGTTGGAACCAAAGAACTATATCGGAAGAAGCTCTGAGCAGGTTGTGGAATTTATCGAAAATGAAGTTAAGCCAATTTTGACAAGAGAAAGTTTAGCCGACATTCAGGTTGATTTAAAAGTTTAG
- a CDS encoding YraN family protein has product MTDTNKREIGAIGEKEAAEFLQRNGYTILKTNYRAGRLGEIDIIANENEYICFVEVKTRRTNTFGTPGEAVTRIKQQKIRQIATIYLKNTRKMDTKVRFDVIEILMDKTKASTNSVKSINLIKDAF; this is encoded by the coding sequence ATGACTGATACAAATAAAAGGGAAATTGGAGCAATAGGTGAGAAGGAAGCTGCGGAATTTCTTCAGAGAAACGGTTACACTATTCTGAAAACAAATTACAGGGCTGGACGTTTGGGTGAAATAGATATAATTGCCAATGAAAATGAATACATTTGTTTTGTAGAGGTGAAAACTAGGAGAACAAATACATTCGGTACACCCGGTGAAGCAGTGACCCGGATAAAACAACAGAAGATACGCCAAATAGCCACTATCTACCTCAAAAACACAAGAAAAATGGATACTAAAGTCAGATTTGATGTTATTGAAATATTAATGGATAAAACGAAGGCAAGTACAAATAGCGTAAAAAGTATAAACCTTATAAAAGACGCCTTTTAA
- the ylqF gene encoding ribosome biogenesis GTPase YlqF: MNIQWFPGHMAKTRRLIAENLKLVDVIIELLDARIPFSSRNPEINSLIKNKPRLVAFNKSDLADERISRQWIKWYADQGIDCILINSINGKGLNEIKAKARELMFEKIERNRAKGKLFTPVRTMVVGIPNVGKSSFINKIVGKATAVTGDRPGVTRGKQWIRISSEMELLDTPGILWPKFEDQEVGMNLAFTGAIKDDIMDTGEVAMALLYRLSKTYNNELCTRFKLEPESINGMEPLELLETVGRKRGCIISKGEIDYSRISAIVLDEFRGGKIGRITLEKPGDRAETMTE, translated from the coding sequence ATGAACATTCAATGGTTTCCGGGGCATATGGCAAAAACAAGAAGGTTGATAGCCGAGAATTTAAAACTGGTTGATGTTATTATTGAGCTTCTTGATGCAAGAATACCATTTAGCAGCAGAAATCCTGAAATTAATTCATTAATAAAAAACAAGCCTAGACTGGTTGCTTTCAATAAATCTGATCTTGCAGATGAGAGAATATCAAGACAGTGGATAAAGTGGTATGCTGATCAGGGAATTGATTGTATTCTCATTAATTCTATTAATGGCAAAGGGCTTAACGAAATTAAAGCCAAGGCTAGGGAATTAATGTTTGAAAAAATAGAGCGTAACAGGGCAAAGGGAAAGCTTTTTACACCTGTCAGAACTATGGTTGTAGGAATTCCAAATGTAGGTAAGTCATCATTTATAAACAAAATTGTTGGGAAGGCAACAGCGGTTACCGGTGACAGACCCGGAGTAACCAGAGGGAAGCAGTGGATTCGTATTAGCTCAGAAATGGAGCTTCTTGATACTCCGGGTATACTCTGGCCGAAGTTTGAAGACCAGGAGGTCGGTATGAATCTGGCTTTTACCGGAGCTATAAAGGATGACATAATGGACACAGGGGAAGTTGCTATGGCACTTCTCTACAGGCTCTCTAAAACATATAATAACGAGCTTTGTACTCGTTTCAAGCTAGAACCTGAGTCTATAAATGGCATGGAGCCTCTAGAATTATTGGAAACGGTTGGACGAAAAAGAGGTTGTATTATCTCAAAAGGCGAGATAGATTACTCGAGAATTTCAGCAATAGTACTGGATGAATTCAGGGGAGGAAAAATTGGACGAATAACCCTTGAAAAGCCAGGTGACAGAGCTGAAACAATGACTGAATAA
- a CDS encoding aminotransferase class I/II-fold pyridoxal phosphate-dependent enzyme — protein MKSYKDLSKEELKSEIEILEKRYNEFKAQNLKLDMTRGKPCAEQLDLSMDMLDIPAVELRKAADGTDCFNYGVLDGIPEAKALFAQMLEVSTDEIMVGGNSSLNLMYDTIARAMSLGILGSTPWSKLNSVKFLCPSPGYDRHFAICELFGIEMITIDMKQDGPDMDTVEKLVSEDDSIKGIWCVPKYSNPDGITYTDEVVDRFSNLKPKAKDFRIFWDNAYCVHHLTENPDKLKNILKACKDAGNDNMVYIFSSTSKVSFPGAGVAVMATSTENIKGIKKSLTIQTIGHDKINQLRHAKYFKNLDGINSHMKKHADILKPKFNTVLEIFEGELGGKDIASWNKPNGGYFVSLNTMDNCAKEVAKLASEAGVALTKAGATFPYGNDPRDRNLRIAPTMPPIEELKKAIEVLVICVQLVSANKLLNQ, from the coding sequence ATGAAGAGTTATAAGGATTTATCCAAAGAGGAATTAAAAAGTGAAATTGAAATATTGGAAAAAAGATATAATGAATTTAAAGCACAGAATCTTAAACTGGATATGACAAGAGGTAAGCCTTGTGCTGAACAGCTTGATTTAAGCATGGATATGCTTGATATACCCGCCGTGGAACTCAGAAAGGCTGCAGATGGCACAGATTGCTTCAATTATGGAGTTCTTGACGGTATTCCGGAAGCAAAAGCACTTTTCGCTCAAATGCTGGAAGTAAGTACAGACGAAATTATGGTCGGAGGTAATTCCAGCCTAAACTTAATGTATGATACCATCGCAAGAGCTATGTCACTTGGCATACTTGGTAGTACTCCATGGTCAAAGCTGAACAGTGTAAAATTCCTTTGTCCAAGTCCCGGTTATGACAGACATTTTGCAATCTGTGAATTATTCGGAATAGAAATGATTACTATTGATATGAAGCAGGACGGACCGGATATGGATACCGTTGAAAAACTTGTTTCCGAAGACGATAGCATAAAAGGTATATGGTGTGTTCCAAAATACAGTAATCCGGACGGAATCACTTACACAGATGAGGTAGTTGACAGGTTTTCGAATCTGAAACCAAAAGCAAAGGATTTTAGAATTTTCTGGGACAACGCTTACTGCGTACATCATCTTACTGAAAATCCTGATAAATTGAAGAACATACTTAAAGCTTGTAAGGATGCAGGTAATGATAACATGGTATATATTTTCAGTTCAACATCCAAGGTAAGCTTCCCGGGTGCAGGAGTTGCAGTAATGGCAACAAGCACTGAAAACATAAAAGGAATTAAAAAGAGCCTTACTATACAGACAATAGGACACGATAAAATAAACCAATTAAGACATGCAAAATATTTTAAAAACCTTGACGGTATCAATTCACATATGAAAAAGCACGCTGACATATTGAAACCAAAATTCAATACAGTTCTTGAAATTTTTGAAGGAGAACTTGGGGGCAAGGACATTGCATCATGGAATAAGCCAAATGGCGGATACTTTGTCAGTCTCAATACTATGGACAATTGTGCAAAAGAGGTTGCCAAGCTTGCAAGTGAAGCAGGTGTGGCATTAACAAAAGCAGGTGCTACATTCCCTTATGGCAATGACCCAAGAGACAGGAACTTGAGAATAGCTCCAACAATGCCTCCTATTGAGGAATTGAAGAAGGCTATAGAAGTTCTCGTAATATGTGTTCAACTTGTAAGTGCTAATAAACTATTAAATCAATAA
- a CDS encoding serine hydrolase has translation MSSYRINKQKKYKKRRALIISIGLLAIVAIAMAVYLFFNKVETAGTIPPDSSKSAAAQTGTSQNTSTPSDSTAATGTNTDAVSTQSSAQSTDKDGVETKDHGFLPNIGSVKKSGKMDGLKKLITDYTSGLSGKYGVTFIDLATGEMVNVNDTDRYIAASTSKLPINVLLYKYIEEGKVNMDDILTYQKEDFEPGTGIIQRSAYGTQYTVRETSKLAIRKSDNCGVNMIIRLLDIQNIRQYLVDLGGKVYYDERHRSCPYDMALVAQDLYKHYLKNEAVYGDLINDLENTDWRDRIDAKLTGVKVAHKIGNQVKTANDVGIVFASHPYVLSIMADNVDFGTACKNEATLSKMIYDYVEGYAGSTDGLQNNN, from the coding sequence ATGAGTTCTTACCGAATAAATAAACAAAAAAAATATAAAAAAAGACGTGCACTTATAATTTCAATAGGTTTGTTAGCTATAGTAGCAATAGCCATGGCAGTATATCTATTTTTTAACAAAGTGGAAACAGCAGGCACTATTCCACCGGATTCATCAAAATCTGCGGCTGCTCAAACCGGTACATCTCAAAATACATCAACACCATCAGATTCGACTGCAGCAACAGGGACAAATACAGATGCCGTAAGCACCCAATCTTCCGCACAAAGCACTGATAAAGACGGAGTCGAAACTAAGGACCACGGTTTTCTGCCTAATATAGGGTCAGTTAAGAAAAGCGGAAAAATGGATGGACTAAAAAAATTAATAACTGACTATACCTCAGGGCTTTCAGGAAAGTACGGGGTTACTTTTATTGATCTGGCTACAGGAGAAATGGTCAATGTTAATGATACTGACAGGTACATAGCAGCAAGTACCTCAAAACTCCCTATTAATGTTCTTTTGTATAAATATATCGAAGAAGGTAAGGTCAATATGGATGATATTCTTACTTACCAGAAGGAAGACTTCGAACCCGGTACAGGAATAATACAAAGGTCTGCTTATGGAACTCAGTATACTGTACGTGAAACATCAAAGTTGGCAATACGAAAAAGCGATAATTGTGGTGTCAATATGATAATAAGACTTCTGGATATACAAAATATCCGTCAATACCTGGTTGATCTTGGGGGGAAGGTTTACTATGATGAACGCCATCGTTCATGTCCCTACGATATGGCATTGGTAGCTCAGGATTTGTATAAGCACTACCTGAAAAATGAAGCTGTTTATGGGGATCTTATAAACGACCTTGAAAACACTGACTGGCGTGATAGGATTGATGCCAAGCTTACAGGTGTAAAGGTTGCTCATAAAATCGGCAATCAGGTGAAAACGGCAAACGATGTAGGAATAGTCTTTGCATCACACCCATATGTACTTTCAATTATGGCAGATAATGTGGATTTTGGAACAGCCTGTAAGAATGAAGCAACATTGTCAAAAATGATTTACGATTATGTAGAGGGTTACGCAGGTAGTACAGATGGATTACAAAATAATAACTAA
- a CDS encoding DUF1540 domain-containing protein: MDAPCMKVKCGVINCAYNEGHMCYADALEVNPMDGAKASISDETCCTTFKDKI, translated from the coding sequence ATGGATGCACCTTGTATGAAAGTTAAGTGTGGTGTCATAAATTGTGCCTATAATGAAGGTCATATGTGCTATGCCGACGCACTTGAGGTAAACCCTATGGATGGAGCCAAAGCCAGTATAAGTGATGAGACATGCTGCACAACATTTAAAGATAAAATTTGA
- a CDS encoding GntR family transcriptional regulator produces MINKFSSIPLYLQLKDLIIKKIENNEFPPNSQIPSEQDLCQMYDISRPTVRQAVSELTNSGYLYKEKGRGTFVYGRKNVIDIKNYSGFTDSILDCQIPAEKNIIDLKEIESTSNGRLNEIFNYNSSIAVAQITYLSFINKNEVYSLNKSYISLSLFPDIISQLKDGKSSIDILRGKYPLIPDKSKSVLEIIFADQIDSPLLRVQPGQPLIKLQNTLFSKSGQPVEYIISKYRADNCRLLFENSK; encoded by the coding sequence ATGATAAATAAATTTAGTAGTATACCATTGTATCTGCAATTAAAAGATTTGATAATTAAAAAAATAGAAAACAATGAATTTCCCCCAAACTCACAAATTCCTTCTGAACAGGATTTATGCCAGATGTATGACATAAGCAGGCCAACTGTCAGGCAGGCTGTGAGTGAGCTGACAAACAGCGGTTATCTGTACAAGGAAAAGGGAAGGGGAACGTTTGTTTATGGCAGGAAAAACGTAATTGATATTAAAAATTATAGCGGGTTTACAGATTCAATACTAGACTGCCAGATTCCTGCTGAGAAGAATATTATTGATTTGAAGGAAATAGAAAGTACATCTAATGGTCGACTCAATGAAATATTTAACTACAATTCAAGTATTGCAGTTGCACAAATAACATATTTGTCATTTATAAATAAAAATGAGGTTTATTCTCTAAATAAATCTTATATATCACTAAGTCTTTTCCCGGATATTATATCCCAATTGAAGGACGGAAAATCCTCTATAGATATTTTAAGGGGGAAATATCCATTAATTCCTGATAAAAGCAAGAGTGTACTTGAAATTATATTTGCCGACCAAATTGACTCACCACTGCTGAGAGTGCAGCCGGGTCAACCCCTTATTAAGCTTCAGAATACACTATTTTCTAAAAGTGGTCAGCCCGTTGAATATATTATATCAAAATACAGGGCAGATAATTGCAGATTATTGTTTGAAAATAGTAAATAA
- a CDS encoding dipeptidase has protein sequence MIFVDAHCDTITTIMKTGEALKNNKGHIDLDRLKKYESFVQFFAAFIAPEQAKMGALRRTLDIIDKLYREIEINKNDIMLCRNYNDIVNAINSSKVAAVLTIEGGEALEGSLSVLRILYQLGVRAITLTWNFRNQIADGVADSVTNGGLTPFGREVVAEMNRLGMMVDVSHISEAGFWDVINLSSAPIIASHSNAKKICAHKRNLTDEQLLALKKNGGVTGLNLYSDFIENEGKAEMKHVIAHIEHIIGLTGEDTLGLGADFDGIDKTPSGLEGVQCLTNLINELLRLNYSETLINKIAGENFLRVIKTVAK, from the coding sequence ATGATTTTTGTTGATGCACATTGTGATACCATTACAACTATAATGAAAACAGGCGAAGCCTTGAAAAACAATAAGGGTCATATTGATTTGGACAGATTAAAAAAGTATGAAAGCTTTGTTCAGTTCTTTGCGGCATTTATTGCTCCTGAACAGGCAAAAATGGGAGCTTTAAGGCGGACACTTGATATCATAGATAAACTTTACAGAGAAATTGAAATTAATAAGAACGATATTATGTTATGTCGTAATTACAACGATATAGTAAATGCAATAAATAGTAGTAAAGTAGCTGCAGTTTTAACCATTGAGGGCGGGGAAGCACTTGAGGGAAGTTTATCTGTATTGCGTATTCTCTATCAACTGGGTGTAAGGGCAATAACTCTTACTTGGAACTTCAGAAACCAGATTGCTGACGGTGTAGCTGACTCTGTTACAAATGGAGGTCTTACACCCTTCGGCAGGGAAGTAGTTGCTGAGATGAACAGACTGGGAATGATGGTAGATGTATCCCACATATCGGAAGCGGGATTTTGGGATGTAATAAATCTTTCGTCGGCACCGATAATAGCTTCGCATTCCAATGCAAAGAAGATTTGTGCTCACAAGAGAAACTTAACCGACGAACAGCTTCTTGCATTGAAAAAAAACGGTGGCGTAACAGGCTTAAACCTTTATTCTGATTTTATAGAAAATGAGGGTAAGGCTGAAATGAAGCATGTCATAGCTCACATTGAACATATTATAGGACTTACTGGAGAGGATACTCTGGGACTAGGAGCTGATTTTGACGGTATAGATAAAACGCCTTCAGGACTTGAAGGAGTACAGTGCTTAACCAATTTAATAAATGAACTGCTTAGACTTAATTACAGCGAAACACTAATAAACAAAATAGCAGGAGAAAATTTTCTTCGAGTTATAAAAACAGTAGCTAAGTAA